The following proteins are encoded in a genomic region of Phragmites australis chromosome 9, lpPhrAust1.1, whole genome shotgun sequence:
- the LOC133928110 gene encoding transcription repressor OFP8-like, giving the protein MWSPSTATIFTSSTTTTATMSSSVDNHSSWGPAIYAVANTNTLYKAEAEARDQRWWQSWSGMEQYGSRIAEKSIAVEVESTTPYKDFRESMVAMVTEKELYAWEELNTLLH; this is encoded by the coding sequence ATGTGGTCACCATCCACCGCCACGATCTTCACatcgtccaccaccaccacggccaccatgtCCTCATCAGTCGACAACCACTCGTCGTGGGGCCCCGCAATATATGCCGTCGCTAACACGAACACCCTCTAcaaggccgaggccgaggcgaGGGACCAGAGGTGGTGGCAGAGTTGGAGCGGAATGGAGCAGTATGGGAGCAGGATCGCAGAGAAGTCGATtgcggtggaggtggagtctACGACGCCATACAAGGACTTCCGAGAGTCGATGGTGGCAATGGTGACGGAGAAGGAGCTATACGCGTGGGAGGAGCTAAATACGCTGCTACACTAG